ACCTCGTAACCGGCTTGGGTAAGTATTTCAACTACCAGACTCCTGAAAATATCGTCGTCATCAGCTACCAGGATTTTCATTAAAGAAAGCTCCTTTGCCCTGCGTTTGTAAGTGCGGTCGGTCCCATAAACTCTTCTTATGCCAAAACTACGCATCCCCGGGAGCATGAAGAAAATCGCAAATGTTTTAGGCGTGAGGCCGTCAAATGCCCTGTCTGAATTTGGAAGTCTTGCCCGGCCCGCCAAAACCCATAGCCAAACTTATTGTATAACAAAATACGGCGTTTACCCAACTGCCCGGCTCTCGCAACCCTGTTCTTGATAACTTCGTGATTTCTTCGGGATTCACGGGGCAGGCTCCCTTATACTATATACTATAAGTAGGGCTGAGATATAGCGGAACGTGAAAAGATTATGAAAGAGCCGACCTTGAAAATATCCCTGAGCGCGTTAAGCCTGCTGACGGCGGTTTTTTTGTTTGCGCGGCCTGTCTCCTGCGCGGTGCTGCCGTCGGGAGCGGGTTACCAGATGGAATATTCCGTGGTGGATAACGGCGGCGGGGATAAGCTGACCGGCGGTGAATATTCCGTGCAAGGTTCAATCGGCCAGAACAGTCTGCCCGCAAACCCCGGTCTCTCAAGCGGAGGGGATTACTCCAACAGGGCCGGTTTTTATAACCCCCCCCATTTCACTTATCAGGGCGGGCTCACCACCGTTTTCACCACGGCTTCGGGGGATGTCCGGTTCACGCTGCCGCCGAATTCCGTGGGAAAGGATACTTTTGACATCACCTTGAACAAAGACCCCATCAGCCAGCCCCTGTCCGTAGACCCGGAAAAGATCACCACCGCCGATGACAAAATGGTTCATAACGAGGGCGCCTGGTCCCAGCCGTTCTCCAACAATCTTTCGGAAATAGCGATATTCGACGATCAGAGTTTCTTTACCGACAGCCTGCCCAACGGCGGCACCATGAACATCCGCTACAAGGACGACAATAACGACGGGCTGCTGGACGGCTCCAACCCCCCGGTCAGGGTGGACAGCCTGAATGCCTGGAGCCTGGACGAAGACCGC
The sequence above is a segment of the Elusimicrobiota bacterium genome. Coding sequences within it:
- a CDS encoding T9SS type A sorting domain-containing protein, which produces MKEPTLKISLSALSLLTAVFLFARPVSCAVLPSGAGYQMEYSVVDNGGGDKLTGGEYSVQGSIGQNSLPANPGLSSGGDYSNRAGFYNPPHFTYQGGLTTVFTTASGDVRFTLPPNSVGKDTFDITLNKDPISQPLSVDPEKITTADDKMVHNEGAWSQPFSNNLSEIAIFDDQSFFTDSLPNGGTMNIRYKDDNNDGLLDGSNPPVRVDSLNAWSLDEDRNSWVQMPGVSADRVSKMLTIHFDKPGVYTLLGSLVQSISSIFVSPVPFRPNGPNAGTGVGQTGAEGSCANCGINFAGLSQSGNIEIYTLDGRLVKKMAIQSNLPSPYIIKWDAKTDSGDRAGSGVYIWRVVSGSNSKTGKLMIIW